The Coffea arabica cultivar ET-39 chromosome 1e, Coffea Arabica ET-39 HiFi, whole genome shotgun sequence genome has a window encoding:
- the LOC113692514 gene encoding uncharacterized protein, with product MSSRFFLNGEVLYKKTFDLGLLRCIDEEEANYMINEVHSRVCGPDMNGHLLAKKIMRSGYFWLTMEHDCIDFIRKCVKCQMHSDVIRAPPTELYSKTTSWPCSICGMDVIGAIDPPASNGPQMNGVVEAANKNLKKIIRKMTEAHRNWHEKLPYALMAYRTTIRTSTGVTPYSLMYGMEAVLTAEVEIPSLHILMEAQIEDAEWVRERYEQLSLIDEKRLNAVCHGQCYQQRMARIYNKKVKPCLFEVGEKVLKRILPMQEEAKGKFPPNWQGPFTVKKVLSREALILMEMDGQEKLCDTILV from the exons ATGTCATCAAGATTCTTCTTAAATGGAGAAGTGCTATACAAGAAAACATTTGATTTGGGCCTTCTGAGATGCATTGATGAAGAGGAAGCTAATTATATGATAAATGAAGTGCATAGTAGGGTTTGCGGGCCAGACATGAATGGGCATCTACTGGCTAAGAAGATCATGAGATCAGGGTATTtttggcttactatggagcatgactGTATAGATTTTATCAGAAAGTGTGTCAAATGTCAGATGCATAGTGATGTTATACGTGCTCCACCTACAGAACTCTATAGCAAGACTACTTCATGGCCATGTTCAATCTGTGGAATGGATGTGATTGGAGCAATTGATCCTCCTGCTTCGAATGG gcctcagatgaatggagttGTTGAAGccgcaaataaaaatttgaagaaaatcatTCGTAAGATGACTGAAGCACACCGGAATTGGCATGAGAAGCTGCCTTATGCATTGATGGCGTACAGAACTACTATCAGGACTTCTACCGGAGTAACTCCTTACTCTcttatgtatggaatggaagcagtATTGACTGCagaagttgaaattccttccttACACATTTTAATGGAAGCTCAGATAGAAGATGCTGAATGGGTCAGGGAACGCTATGAGCAGTTGTCTCTAATTGATGAAAAGAGGTTGAATGCCGTCTGTCATGGACAATGTTATCAGCAACGAATGGCTCGGATTTACAACAAAAAGGTTAAGCCCTGtttgtttgaagttggagaaaaGGTCTTAAAACGGATTCTTCCAATGCAAGAGGAGGCTAAAGGAAAGTTTCCTCCCAATTGGCAAGGACCATTCACTGTTAAAAAAGTGCTATCCAGAGAAGCGCTTATCCTTATGGAAATGGACGGTCAA gaaaaattatgtgacacaatACTGGTTTAG
- the LOC140016404 gene encoding uncharacterized protein — MDRRVRGRERGRSTRQHPEGGGDKEPEVNQDHGQGNVAGDPVAIAINRITDVLERMTEHQAPGAVHHQGGLIDTEDRALERFLKFGPPKFYGGPEPEVAEGWWERISDIFATLNYTEERQVTFAAFQFEGAAQSWWNLIRVNWDRNHIPRTWANFTREFNAKFLPPLIQEKREDDFIKCRQGAVSVAEYEIQFTKLSRFAPELVATEQRRVRRFVQGLNMEIQEGLAAVRIDTFADAVERAQRVEVARAQVKSFQAKKRFGPSSSREPTYANAPPTKVGRGTGGVNSPGAPRGALARGTGARGAGGRDIGTKGGPSGRSQTRNAPQGGRVTTPQGTCGYCRRTSHTEDRCWRKEEKCLKCGSSEHQISGCPKIQGGTPSARQSTSGGNRTKVPARVYAIDDQPVPDSSEVVECTLPIFHQLARVLIDPGATHSFVNPIFMSGINVQPVKLPFDLEVRTPMGNRSIITSLAYKNCEFWVGERKMLVDLVSLDIKGLASSAMISGVRARKILYKGAQGFLAFLINAPSDQVKLEDVPVVREFPDVFPEELKTLPPEREVEFKIELVPGMAPISKTPYRMAPAELKELKIQLQDLLERGFVRESDSPWGAPVLFVKEKDGSLRLCIDYRGLNEGTMKNKYPLPLIDSLFDQLQGSVVFSKLDLRQGYYHLKIKKEDIPKTAFNTRHKVSKDGIAVDPAKVEAVTMWKQPETPTEVRSFLGLAGYYRRFIKDFSRIAGPMTELTKKNNKFIWTPKCESSFQELKKRLTTAPVLALPDGVEGYVVYSDASREGKANVVADALSRKAHVAGLMVKEWDMLEEVSIWNPRLERLKILFGNLTLKSPLMERIKEAQKTDPMIQKRLEKVQNGENLDFKLGSEGELRFQDRIVVPVDEELRKEILEESHRSRYTIHPGVNKMYHDVKESYWWDGLKKDVARFVQKCLIC, encoded by the exons ATGGATCGACGAGTTAGAGGTAGAGAACGTGGGAGATCAACTAGACAACACCCCGAGGGTGGTGGTGATAAGGAACCTGAGGTCAATCAAGACCATGGTCAGGGAAACGTGGCCGGAGACCCAGTGGCCATCGCAATCAATAGAATAACCGATGTTCTAGAGCGCATGACTGAGCACCAAGCCCCGGGGGCAGTTCATCATCAAGGAGGCCTCATCGATACTGAGGATCGGGCATTAGAGAGATTCTTGAAGTTTGGACCTCCTAAGTTCTATGGAGGCCCAGAACCTGAGGTAGCAGAAGGTTGGTGGGAGAGGATCTCTGACATTTTTGCAACTTTAAATTATACGGAGGAGAGACAAGTGACTTTTGCAgcattccaatttgagggagctgCTCAATCCTGGTGGAACCTAATTAGGGTCAATTGGGATAGGAACCATATTCCTAGGACCTGGGCGAACTTCACTCGGGAGTTCAACGCCAAGTTTTTACCCCCTCTcatccaagagaaaagagaggatgatTTTATCAAGTGTAGGCAGGGGGCGGtgagtgtcgccgaatatgagatCCAATTCACGAAATTGTCCCGttttgctcctgaattggtaGCCACGGAACAAAGGCGTGTAAGGAGGTTTGTGCAGGGACTAAAcatggaaatccaggagggatTAGCTGCTGTTCGGATAGACACGTTTGCTGATGCTGTTGAGAGAGCTCAGAGGGTTGAAGTTGCTAGAGCTCAAGTAAAATCCTTCCaggccaagaaaagatttggcCCTAGCAGCAGTCGGGAGCCGACTTATGCAAATGCTCCACCGACTAAAGTGGGTCGAGGAACGGGTGGAGTAAATAGTCCTggagcaccacgaggcgctctaGCGAGAGGAACTGGGGCAAGAGGTGCAGGGGGAAGAGATATCGGAACTAAAGGAGGACCAAGTGGAAGGAGTCAAACTAGGAACGCCCCGCAAGGAGGTCGTGTGACCACCCCTCAAGGAACTTGTGGGTATTGCAGGAGGACTAGCCATACTGAGGACAGATGCTGGAGGAAAGAAGAAAAGTGCTTGAAGTGCGGAAGCAGTGAGCACCAGATTTCCGGTTGTCCAAAAATACAAGGTGGTACTCCGAGTGCTAGGCAATCCACTTCTGGAGGAAATAGGACCAAAGTTCCGGCCAGGGTGTACGCTATAGACGATCAACCCGTACCTGATTCCTCGGAGGTCGTGGAATGTACTCTTCCAATCTTTCATCAATTAGCTAGAGTACTAATTGATCCAGGCGCAACTCACTCATTTGTGAATCCAATTTTTATGTCCGGAATTAATGTACAACCTGTTAAATTACCCTTCGATCTTGAAGTTAGGACACCTATGGGTAATAGGAGTATAATCACTAGCCTAGCCTATAAGAACTGCGAATTCTGGGTTGGAGAGCGTAAGATGCTAGTAGACCTAGTTAGTTTGGACATAAAAGG GTTAGCATCATCTGCCATGATTTCGGGAGTTCGGGCAAGAAAAATATTGTATAAAGGAGCGCAAGGTTTCTTAGCTTTCCTAATTAACGCTCCCAGTGACCAAGTAAAGTTGGAGGATGTACCAGTGGTAAGGGAATTTCCAGATGTGTTTCCcgaagaattaaaaacattaccTCCGGAGAGAGAAGTGGAGTTTAAGATTGAACTAGTGCCGGGAATGGCCCCGATTTCTAAGACTCCGTACCGAATGGCTCCCGCAGAactaaaagaattgaaaatacAATTACAGGATCTATTGGAGAGAGGTTTTGTTAGAGAAAGTGATTCGCCATGGGGCGCACCTGTTCTATTTGTTAAGGAAAAAGATGGAAGTTTGAGgttgtgtattgattatcgaggATTAAATGAGGGtacaatgaaaaataaatacCCTCTACCATTGATTGACAGCTTATTTGATCAGCTGCAAGGATCAGTAGTTTTCTCCAAACTGGACTTGAGGCAAGGATATTATCATTTGAAAATTAAGAAGgaagacatacctaagactgctttcaaTACAA ggCATAAAGTTTCTAAAGATGGGATTGCCGTGGatccggcaaaagttgaggcGGTCACAATGTGGAAACAGCCAGAAACTCCAACAGAGgttagaagtttcttgggtCTAGCAGGTTATTACAGGCGATTCATCAAAGACTTTTCaaggattgctggacctatgacagagctgacaaagaaaaataataagttCATCTGGACTCCAAAGTGCGAGTCAAGCTTTCAAGAGTTAAAGAAGCGCTTAACAACAGCTCCTGTTTTAGCGTTGCCTGACGGAGTAGAAGGTTATGTCGTATACTCTGATGCCTCTAGGGAAG GAAAAGCCAACGTGGTGGCAGACGCTCTAAGTAGAAAGGCCCATGTAGCAGGgttaatggtaaaagaatggGATATGTTAGAAGAGGTTAGTATTTGGAACCCTCGTTTGGAGAGATTGAAGATTTTATTTGGGAACTTGACGTTGAAATCACCGTTGATGGAGCGTATTAAAGAGGCACAGAAAACGGACCCCATGATCCAGAAAAGGTTGGAGAAAGTGCAAAACGGAGAAAACCTAGATTTTAAACTAGGTTCTGAAGGAGAGTTAAGGTTTCAAGATCGAATTGTGGTTCCAGTTGATGAAGAATTAAGGAAAGAAATTCTAGAAGAATCACATCGATCGAGGTATACTATACACCCAGGAGTGAACAAAATGTATCATGATGTGAAGGAATCATACTGGTGGGACGGTTTGAAAAAGGACGTGGCAAGGTTTGTACAAAAATGTCTGATATGCTAA